GGGCTTCCTGCACCGTGGTGAGGTAATCCAGCAGGGCGTCGTGGATGGCCTGCAGCTGCGCGGTGAAGAGGTTCAGGGCGTCGGTTTCCGGCGAAACGTAGAACTTGTTGCAGATCAGCAGGCGCTCGCGGTCAATCAGGAAGCAGATCTGCCGGTGCCGCAAGGCGACGGCATTGATGAGGTCGAGAATCTGCTCGCGGTGCTGGTCGTAAAGCCCTTCGTAATCGCGTAAGTCGTACGAGATGATGACGGATTGACCATCTCCAGTCTTTTGAAGCCCGAGAGGAAGACCACCAGTATCAAACGACACGTAGTTGCTCGCTTGTGACGTTATCTGATCTCGTTTGATCTGAGTCATGAAGTGCCGAAACGCTTCCCATGAGGTCAAGAACGTTCTGCCGTTCAAATAAGGGCGGAAATGGCCGACCTTGCTCTCTGGCTTGACCTTAAGTAGGAACAACTTAATATGATCAAACATCTTATCAAGAACGTCTTGAGGAGTGCCGTTGTCCCAGAGATAGACGGTCCTTTGAACGAGCACTATGCCATTTTGAAGTTGGACGAGGGAGAAATAGATATCGAACTCTTCCTCTATAGATAGCTCTATGGAATTTCTCGAAGTCTGAGTCTCTAGAGTCAGCGTTCCCTTTTCGCGACTTTGCCGAAAGACCAGAGCCACATCGCCTCGCCGCCATATTCTCCGGTCCTCATCCAGAGTTTCCAACGCCAGCTGACGCTCCCTGGCATAGGCCTCCAGCAGAGCGAAAGGCTCCCCTCGAAATGGCGCAGGAAGGTCCTTAGGTTGACCGAAGATGCCCCGCAGCATTCCTTTCAACATGCCATTCTCTGATTTATCTGAACACAGACTTCATAAAAAGTCATGTCAAGCATAGATGCTCCTTCTTCATATCCATTCTTTAGCTTCTCCATAAGACGCCGTCGATGTCTTTATTTATCCGTCAACCTAATTGACATCACGGAGCAGACACTTCATGTAGGTCTCCCCCTATAACATTGCCGAAGGTGCCACCGAAATATTTCAACCAACTGTCAAAGCCGGCCAGCGCTGGCAGCCCACCCGGCTTACTGCGGGCAATTTCTGGAGAGAAACCCGTGATGCCTTGTATGCCAGCATCAATATAATTTTCCGGTTTACGCAGTTCCTTGCCGGTTTCACTGAAGGCACGCGGTAACGCTTCACGCCGGGCCTTCTCATCGGTGCTGGCCGTATTACTCTTGACGTTGAGGCTCAGTTTGAGCCCGGCAAACTTGGTGAATTCCTCTGCCAAAGCGCTTGCACTGTGTCCCAGTCCCTCAGCGAGGCCCCCCTGCTGGAATGCTCTCCAGGTTGCGCCCGTCTTCTGGGCCACGTTGGCGACCATCAGGCGAGGGCCAGAGAGGGCGGCCATCCCCGCCTTACCTGCAACAGTCGTGGCATTGCCAAAAAGCCCCTGCTTCGCCTGTTGCCACATACTGCCCCGGGCCGCCGAATAAGCTGCCCGCCGCAACTGTGGATTAACTTTCCAGGCCGCCGCTATCAAGTCCTCTTGCGAATTGGCCTTGAGTTCGTTGAAGAGCGCTTGCCGAATCTTCTTGGCACTGGCGCCCGGCATATTCAGGCGCTGGCGAGCCAGAATCAGTCCCATTGGGCTGTTCAGCTCTGCCTTAATCCGTGCCCGAGCGACGCGGTTGACGGTTTGTCGCAGCACATCTGTTCCAGCAAGCAAGGTTCCCACATCACGCTGCCCAATGCCGCGCCAACCGGCGTTGCCCAGCATGTCGTGCCGTACGCCTGCACGGACACTGGCCGCGATGCTCTGGTTGTACTGCTGCACACCCTGGCGGGTGGCCTGCCAAACCTGGGCGATTTCCTGGCTCAGTTGCTGTCGTGTATGGGTCACACCGGTGACGGACCGGCCTGCCAACCGCGCTGCCCTCTCGCTTAAACCCGCCCACCCCGCACCCATCACTTTTCCAGCCATTTGCCCCACGCCGCCTGTATACTTCACCGCGCTGCCCACGCCACGAGCCACGGCGCCACCCACCACCCGCGCTGCCGGCCCCAGGAAAGCGCCCAACAGGCCGTCCACCGCCATGGTCGAAGCACTGATCCCTGTGGTCCATTTGCGGTTCTTGTACTTTTCTGGGTTGGCCTTCTTGAGGACTGCGGTCTCGGCCAGAGAGCCGGCCACGCCACTCGCCACACCGGCGGCGGCCAGCACAAGGGGCAGGGCCATGCCGCCCGTCCCAATCACCGCCACCACGCCCACAGCGATGGACGCTCCAAATTTGGCCAGGATCGCGGCCCCTTCGGGCGAGCGCACCCACTTCCAGGCGCCAGCCACTGTTTGCCCTGCTGCGCTCTTCTTGACTTGCTCCCACTTCGCGTTGGCCCAGGCCATGGCCTGCTTGGACTTCTGCACCACGGCCACTATGGCGTCCTTCTTTAACTTGCCAATACTGCCGGCCAGCTGCTGCAGAGGCATGGTAATGCGCTTGCCGGCCTGTGCCATCCTGGCGAGCTGTTCGCCACGGTACGCCTTGTCGGTGGTGAAGCGGTGGATGTTGCCGCCCACCTGCGCGAGTTGCTTGGCCATTGGGGTCTGCGCCAACCGCTTGAGCGCCTTGCCCCGGTAAGCCGGATCGGTGGCGAACTTCGTGGCGCTTAGGCCCAGGTTCTGCAGGTTCTGCACGGCCGCACGGCCAGTCTTGGCCAGCCCCTTCAGGGCCTTCTGCGCGGGGGCAGGCAGCGATTTGGCCGCTGCCCGCAGCGTGCGGTGCAGACCAGCTTTGGCCTGCTTGACGAGCTGCGCGCGGCCCTTGGCCGTGCCCAGCTGCTGGGCGGTGCGGCCCACCCGGGTGGCTACCTGGGAGACCGCTGCACGCGCCTTTTTGGACAGCTGCCCCACGCTGCTGAGCAACTGGGCGGCGCGCGGCAGGCGTTTGCCCAGGGTCTCCCCGGCACGCTTGACGGCGCCGCGTGCAGCGGCCATACCTTTGCCCAGGCCCGCACGCACGCCAGCCACCTTCTTGGCCGCCTTCTTGATGGTGGCCCGAATGGGCGCCGGCATCTTCCGGGCCAGGGCGCGCAGGGCCGCCTTGCGGGCCGCCGGATTGGTCACTGTTTGGACCACCTGCTTGACCGCTGCCTGCGCCTTCTTCTTCAAGGCCTTGAGCTTGTCCAGGGGGTTAAACCAGCGCTGAATGGTGGGGGCCTCGGCCAGCCGCTGCAGGGGCTGGGGAGAACGCACCTGGGTCAGCGCCCCGGGCCGGTGCCGCGCGTGCTGCGTCCCAAAGCGAGGGCCCTGGGCGAGCTTGGCACCCATCGTCCGGGCTTCAGCTTCAAGGCCAGCATCGGGGTCGATCCCAGTGCCCACACGCCCTTGCGACTGTTGCACGGTGTGGGTCACTTCATGCGCCAGCAGTTCCAGGCCAGATTGGCTGTTCGGATTGAACTTCCCACTCTGGAAAAAGATGTCACTGCCCGTCGTAAAGGCCAGGGCATTGACCCCCTTGGCCAGCGTGTCCGCTTCCGCATCATCGTGAATACGAACACGGGACAGGTCATGGTTTAAGCCTTGTTCGAGGTGGCGTTGAATCGCTTCGGGCAGAGGATTCCCCGCACCTCGTCGGGCTTGAATGCGCTGCAAGACGGGTTGTGTCGCTTCCGCATCCAGTTCCGCCAATTGGCGCTGCAAGCTCTGACGTTGGGCAGAGGTGGCTGATAGGGCTTCTTCAGCTTCATATCGTTGCACGGCTGTGTCGACCGCCCGTTGGAGCGCGAGTCGTTCCCCAGCCGGGACCATGCCCAGCACCACGCGACTCACTGGCGCACTGATTTCATGGCGTTGCAGCGTCGCCAAGTGTTCGCCGTAGGTGTCATACCGGGCCTGTGCTGGGCCTCGGTCTGAACGGAAGCCTTGCACCAAGGTATTCGCCACCTGCCGTTGCAGCGCCGTGAACTGGGCATATTGCCGTGTATCCAGGGACTTGCCTTCGATCTGCTCCGCTTGGTGGCGCATCACCGTCACCCAGTCGGCGGGGCTCTGGGGCTTGGCCGGCACGGGCTGGGCTTGCCGCTGAATCGGTGCAGCCTCGACCTGGGGCAAGGTGGCCAATTGCTCGCTCACCGCTTGGCGCTGAACGTGCAGCCGTGCCACCTCCTGCTGTTCCAGCCCTGAGGCCCGCAGCACTGGCCCCGCCGCTTGCCGCTGCACAACAGTCGAGGTTGGATTCAGGCGCCGCAATTCCTGGGCCAGACGCTGCAACTTCAGCGTGGCCAGATCGGGCGCGGGAGCAAGAACTTCAGTGACCCGGCGGCGTGCCGCAGTGGGCCCAGCCGGGTGCTGGCGGTGCAAACGTTCACCCATACCCGTGCATCTTAGAGAAAGCGCCGGTCAAAGAAAGCGCAGGTCAGCAACGGGCGTCTGCCCGCGCCTTCTGTTTCCGTTTACACTGGGCCCAGTGCAGGAGGCCATCCCACATGCCTCCTGCTTCTCTTTGTTCGCCGGAGCTGACATTCCCATGACACTCGGGCGAAACAGTCGGGAGGATTGTCATGGTTCTGTCTAAATTCATGCCCAGCAACCCCAAGTTCAGCGAAAAGTTTGCCGCCGCCGCGCGCAACGCGCACGCCACCGCGCAGGCCCTGGTGGACCTGCTTGAGCATTACACCGATGTCGAGGCCAAGGTGCAGCGCGTGCGCGACCTGGAGCACGAGGGTGACCGCCTGACCGACGAGATCACCAACCTGCTGGCCGAGTCGTTCATTGTGCCCTTTGACCGCGAAGACATCATCAGCCTGAACAGCGAGCTGGACGATCTGGTGGACGACATGGAAGACGCGGCCGTGAAGCTGAGCCTGTACAGCATTCAGCAGCCGCTGCCCCAGATGGCGCAACTGGCGCGTGTGGTGGAGCAGCAGTGCGCGCTGCTGGCCCAGGGCATGCCGCTGATTGAGCAGAACAGCAAACTGGCCGAGCTGACCCGCATTGCCAAGGAAATCCGCGCCCTTGAAGACCAGGGCGACGCCATCAGCGATGAGGTGCAGCGCCACCTGTACGACGGCGTGACCGACGTGCCCGGCATGATCCGCGCCATGCGCAGCGGTGAAATCGTGGCCCTGATTGAAGACGCCAGCGACCAAGCGCAGCGCGTGGCCAAGACCGTCGAGAGCATTCTGCTCAAGAACGCGTAAGGCGAAAGGGCCCTTTCAATATGGATACGGCTCTGATTGGCCTGATCGTCATCGTGGCGCTGGCCCTGGTCTTCGACTTTATCAACGGCTTTCACGACACCGCCAACGCCATTGCCACCAGTGTGGCCACCAAGGTGCTCACCCCCGCCCAGGCCATTGCCATGGCGGCCGTTCTGAATGTGGTGGGCGCGCTGACCGGCACAGCGGTCGCCAAGACCATCTCCAAAGACATCGTGCCGCAGCAGTACGCCACCCTGGAACTGGTGGGCGCCACCCTGATCAGCGCCATTGTCTGGAACCTGTTCACGTGGTGGAAGGGCCTGCCCAGTTCCTCCAGCCACGCGCTGGTGTTCAGTCTCGTGGGGGCGGGGATCGCGGCCGGCGGCGTGGGGATCATCATTCCCAAGGGCGTGCAGAAAACGTTGACCGGCCTGGTGACCAGCCCCGCGCTGGGCTTCCTGGTTCCGATTCTGCTGATGTTCCTGCTGTCGTGGCTGGTGCTGCGCTGGATGAAGCCCAGGGTGGTCACGCGGACCTTCCGCACGCTGCAGATTTTCAGTGCCGCGTTCATGGCCTTTTCGCACGGCGGCAACGACGCGCAAAAGACCATGGGGATCATCACCTTCGCGCTGGCGGCCTACCTGAACACGGAAATCGAGATTGTGCCGCTGTGGGTGATTCTCTCGGCGGCGACGGCCATGGGCGCGGGCACTGCGGTGGGGGGCTGGCGCATCATCAAGACCATGGGCTTCAAGGTCGTGGACCTCAAGCCGGTGGACGGCTTCGTGGCCGAAACCAGCGCCGCGCTGATCATCGAAACGGCCAGCCGCCTGGGCATTCCGGTCAGCACCACCCACACCATCTCCACCAGCATCATGGGCGTGGGTACCACCAAGGGCTTCAAGAAGGTCAAATGGCAGGTGGCCGGGCGCATCGTCCAAGCGTGGATCTTTACCATCCCGGTGTGCATCGTGCTGGGCTGGGTGGTGCACAAGCTCATTCTGGCGACCGGGGTGTAAGTCGTAGAGGGAGCAGCAGGGGGTCAGCGGCGCGCCGGCTGGCCCCTTGCCATTGGGCCCTGGTGGGGGCGATGTGGGGGCCGGGGGGCATGCTGAGGCATGGTTTGGAACAGGTGGCCCCGGGGCCGAGGTGGGCCGGCACCTGGGTGCACCTGCGCGTGTGCATGACCTGCGGGCATGTGGGCGGCTGCGACCCGTCCAAGAACAAGCACGCCACCCGGCATGCCTGGGCCAGCGCCCACGCCCATGATTTGCAGCGCCGAGCCGGGGAAAAGCTGGGCCTCCTGCGACGAGCACCTGTGGGCGAAGTGGGGCGCGTTGAGAGCCGTTGACCTAAAGATGCTGTTGGGTCTCGATCCCCGCCCCTCGTGGGACTCGCAGCGCTACGCGGTAGCGAGGGCCTCGCGCCGCGAGGAGTGAGGGGGTTCTATTGGTCAACCGCTCTCAAGGGGCCACAAAGGACCCCAGCGCCCTTGCGCGTGCCCGGGGCAAGGTGATGGCAGCACTTAGGCAGAGTTCTGGTCGCCAGCAGGCCAGCGGGGTCTGGTCCTGCGTCCTTCTGGCAAGCCGTCTCTTCCTGCTTCGGCATTCAGGGGTGACCAGCGGCACTCAACAGCCTGTTCTTAAACGCGGGGGGCTGCGCGCAGGGCCTGCAGCGCCAGCAGCGCCGCCGCCACGTCCAGCGCCGCGTGCAGGCCGTACACCAGCAGGTCGGCGGCCGAACGGGGACCGCCCAGCCCGGCCACGGGCACCATGTTCACCACCCCAATCGCCAGACTCATGGCGGCGCCCACATTTAGCCACGATGCCAGCGCGGCCCGGCCAGCCAGGTCCAGGGGGGCAGAGGCAAAACGCGCCAACGTGCCGTACACCGCGTTCTTGGCCAGAATGAAGCCCAGTTCCACCGTCGCCAGGGCGGTCAGGGCCACCGGGTTGGCGTCGGGGACGGCGCCGCCCGCATACAGAAACACGCCCATCAGCCACAGCGCCAGCCGCAGGGCGGTCAGCCAGGGAAACAGGCCGCGCAGGGAGCGCAGCACGCCGTCATCATCCTCGGTTTTCAGGGCCTGGGCGTAGCGGGCAAACACCTGCGTCCACCACACCAGCACCAGCGCCGAGATCAGCGTGCGCAGCGCGCCCAGCCAGCCGAATTCCGAAAGCGGCCAGCCGGACCACACGGCGTACGCGCACAGCCCGAAGGTGGCCGCCACCTGCGCCCACAGCGCTGCCAGCGCGGCCGTGCGCCAGCGGGGGGCGGTCATGGGGCCCCTGCGGGGGGTCTAAGGGTCAAAGGGTCTGAGGGTCTAAGGAGGTAGGGCGCCAAGGCCCTTAGACCCTTTGACCCTCGACCCTTAGACCTCTCCGACCCCCTCACAGGCCCAGCTTCGCCTGCAGGCGCTCGCGCACGACTTCGGGTTTGGCCTTGCCGCCGGTGGCTTTCATCACGGGACCGAACAGGGCGTTCATGGCCTTGGCGTTGCCGGCGCGCACCTTTTCCACCGTGGCGGGGTCGGCCTGCATGGCGGCGTCAATGGCGGCGTCAATGGCAGCGGTGTCGGTCACCACGCTCAGGCCGCGTGTGCGCACCAGTTCGCGCGGGTCGTGGCCGCCCAGCACGTCGGGCAGCAGGTCCTTGGCGACCCGGCCGCTGATGGTGCTCTCGTCAATCAGCGCCACCAGGGCCGCCAGATGCGCGGGCTGCAGCGCGCTGCTGTCCACCGTCTGCCCCTGGGCGGCCAGCAGGCCCGAAACGTCCCCCAGCAGCCAGTTCGCCAACTTCTGGGCATCGGGGCCCGCACGCATGGCCTCGTCGTAAAAGCGCGACAGGGCGACGTCGTGGCTGAGGGTATGGGCGTCGCCGGCCCGCACGCCCGCCGCCAGATACCGTGCCTGTTTCTGGGCGGGCAGTTCGGGCATTCGCGCGCGCACCTGCGCGATCCAGTCCGGGGTGATGTCCAGCGGCGGCAGATCGGGTTCGGGGAAGTAGCGGTAATCGGCCTCGCCTTCCTTGGTGCGCATCAGAAAGGTTTTCTGGCCGCCCTCGTCCCAGCCCAGGGTGTCCTGGGTGATGCGCCCGCC
Above is a window of Deinococcus multiflagellatus DNA encoding:
- a CDS encoding eCIS core domain-containing protein — translated: MGERLHRQHPAGPTAARRRVTEVLAPAPDLATLKLQRLAQELRRLNPTSTVVQRQAAGPVLRASGLEQQEVARLHVQRQAVSEQLATLPQVEAAPIQRQAQPVPAKPQSPADWVTVMRHQAEQIEGKSLDTRQYAQFTALQRQVANTLVQGFRSDRGPAQARYDTYGEHLATLQRHEISAPVSRVVLGMVPAGERLALQRAVDTAVQRYEAEEALSATSAQRQSLQRQLAELDAEATQPVLQRIQARRGAGNPLPEAIQRHLEQGLNHDLSRVRIHDDAEADTLAKGVNALAFTTGSDIFFQSGKFNPNSQSGLELLAHEVTHTVQQSQGRVGTGIDPDAGLEAEARTMGAKLAQGPRFGTQHARHRPGALTQVRSPQPLQRLAEAPTIQRWFNPLDKLKALKKKAQAAVKQVVQTVTNPAARKAALRALARKMPAPIRATIKKAAKKVAGVRAGLGKGMAAARGAVKRAGETLGKRLPRAAQLLSSVGQLSKKARAAVSQVATRVGRTAQQLGTAKGRAQLVKQAKAGLHRTLRAAAKSLPAPAQKALKGLAKTGRAAVQNLQNLGLSATKFATDPAYRGKALKRLAQTPMAKQLAQVGGNIHRFTTDKAYRGEQLARMAQAGKRITMPLQQLAGSIGKLKKDAIVAVVQKSKQAMAWANAKWEQVKKSAAGQTVAGAWKWVRSPEGAAILAKFGASIAVGVVAVIGTGGMALPLVLAAAGVASGVAGSLAETAVLKKANPEKYKNRKWTTGISASTMAVDGLLGAFLGPAARVVGGAVARGVGSAVKYTGGVGQMAGKVMGAGWAGLSERAARLAGRSVTGVTHTRQQLSQEIAQVWQATRQGVQQYNQSIAASVRAGVRHDMLGNAGWRGIGQRDVGTLLAGTDVLRQTVNRVARARIKAELNSPMGLILARQRLNMPGASAKKIRQALFNELKANSQEDLIAAAWKVNPQLRRAAYSAARGSMWQQAKQGLFGNATTVAGKAGMAALSGPRLMVANVAQKTGATWRAFQQGGLAEGLGHSASALAEEFTKFAGLKLSLNVKSNTASTDEKARREALPRAFSETGKELRKPENYIDAGIQGITGFSPEIARSKPGGLPALAGFDSWLKYFGGTFGNVIGGDLHEVSAP
- a CDS encoding DUF47 domain-containing protein, which translates into the protein MVLSKFMPSNPKFSEKFAAAARNAHATAQALVDLLEHYTDVEAKVQRVRDLEHEGDRLTDEITNLLAESFIVPFDREDIISLNSELDDLVDDMEDAAVKLSLYSIQQPLPQMAQLARVVEQQCALLAQGMPLIEQNSKLAELTRIAKEIRALEDQGDAISDEVQRHLYDGVTDVPGMIRAMRSGEIVALIEDASDQAQRVAKTVESILLKNA
- a CDS encoding inorganic phosphate transporter; translated protein: MDTALIGLIVIVALALVFDFINGFHDTANAIATSVATKVLTPAQAIAMAAVLNVVGALTGTAVAKTISKDIVPQQYATLELVGATLISAIVWNLFTWWKGLPSSSSHALVFSLVGAGIAAGGVGIIIPKGVQKTLTGLVTSPALGFLVPILLMFLLSWLVLRWMKPRVVTRTFRTLQIFSAAFMAFSHGGNDAQKTMGIITFALAAYLNTEIEIVPLWVILSAATAMGAGTAVGGWRIIKTMGFKVVDLKPVDGFVAETSAALIIETASRLGIPVSTTHTISTSIMGVGTTKGFKKVKWQVAGRIVQAWIFTIPVCIVLGWVVHKLILATGV